A single Filimonas effusa DNA region contains:
- a CDS encoding glycoside hydrolase family 43 protein, with amino-acid sequence MKYSWCLLTALLAIAGVGKTQQENKTSAPVFRYTNPITRDTAISMRDHFIIKVDNKWYCVGTSNPVWEGLNPGVRLLVSDDLVHWQQHSFLIDATKLPADCPYNGRFWAPEIHFIQHKYWMTVNSGKVTAADPKGMQTHNVWLFTSDKVTGPYTLVNGPLTPQYNNDATLFEDEDGQTYFYCSGNGLFQAKIDLPSGKLTTPIQKFLDKKQPGWPEWMQGGIEGPFVIKKEGNYFMFFSTWTRGYEVGLLTSTSPLGPWKLVSQEPIFGTRKKGYRPELAIGGGYDYLQFQDTEDPYAETGHNALFTGPDGQLWSSCHYLMYEKRPYPYSQTLEAWEKTPQMGIEPVHYKNGRFYITGPTWTEQTIALP; translated from the coding sequence ATGAAATATTCATGGTGTTTATTAACGGCATTGCTGGCCATAGCGGGGGTCGGCAAAACACAGCAAGAGAATAAAACATCCGCACCTGTTTTCAGGTACACTAACCCTATCACACGTGACACAGCTATTTCCATGCGGGATCATTTTATCATTAAAGTGGATAACAAGTGGTATTGTGTAGGCACATCCAACCCGGTATGGGAAGGTCTTAATCCCGGCGTACGTTTACTTGTATCCGATGACCTGGTTCACTGGCAACAACATTCATTCCTGATAGATGCTACCAAACTTCCAGCCGATTGCCCGTACAACGGACGTTTCTGGGCCCCTGAAATCCATTTTATACAGCATAAATACTGGATGACTGTAAATAGTGGCAAAGTAACGGCAGCGGATCCGAAAGGAATGCAAACACATAATGTATGGCTGTTTACTTCGGATAAGGTAACGGGGCCTTATACGCTGGTTAACGGGCCTCTTACCCCCCAGTATAACAATGATGCCACGTTGTTTGAAGACGAAGACGGACAAACCTATTTCTACTGCAGTGGCAATGGTTTGTTTCAGGCTAAAATTGATTTACCCTCAGGTAAGCTAACCACGCCTATTCAAAAATTCCTGGATAAGAAACAACCCGGCTGGCCGGAGTGGATGCAGGGTGGTATAGAAGGCCCCTTCGTTATTAAAAAGGAAGGAAATTACTTTATGTTCTTTTCTACCTGGACGCGCGGTTATGAGGTGGGGTTACTCACATCCACTTCTCCGCTTGGCCCGTGGAAGCTGGTATCGCAGGAGCCCATTTTCGGCACCCGCAAAAAGGGATATCGCCCGGAGCTTGCCATTGGTGGTGGTTATGATTACCTGCAGTTCCAGGATACAGAAGATCCTTATGCCGAGACTGGTCACAACGCTTTATTTACCGGTCCTGACGGGCAGTTATGGAGTTCGTGTCATTACCTGATGTATGAAAAACGCCCCTACCCTTATAGTCAGACACTGGAAGCATGGGAGAAGACTCCGCAAATGGGAATTGAACCTGTACATTACAAGAACGGCAGGTTCTACATTACAGGCCCTACGTGGACGGAACAAACCATCGCTCTTCCATAA
- a CDS encoding glycosyl hydrolase 115 family protein, whose protein sequence is MMPFNRITERLLKRWTIWITTGIVSLPVQAQQTGAITEKLIVQDGTITGSFPLVTDKQQGATICYDSNDYKGVIRAINDLQSDIDSVTGYHPQVTTASSASPLQVIIGTIGKSRMVDRLIATGKLSSTDLKGKWESFVITTIADPFPGVKQALVIAGSDKRGSIYGIYELSRQLGVSPWYWWADVPVAKRTAAYVRPGRYASGEPKVRYRGIFINDEAPCFTGWAKEKFGGLNSKMYAHMFELLLRLRANYLWPAMWGNAFNEDDTDNPRIADEYGIVMGTSHHEPMMRSQREWGKHRKEYGNGEWNYVSNEPGLKQFWEDGFRRNKAYENVVTMGMRGDGDMPMKDAGTADENFRLLERIMKDQRQIIEKVTKKPAAQTPQIWALYSEVLEYYDKGIKVPDDMTILLCDDNWGNIRRLPELQQKKHPGGYGIYYHVDLHGAPRAYQWLNMTQIPHMWEQLQLTYSYGVDKVWILNVGDLKPNEYPMDFFLNMAWNPTSFTAQNLEEYARLFCENKFGTAEATEASEILSMYCKYNSRITAEMMDHRTYNLESGEFLQVKDAYLALETRALRQYYNLPAKYRDTYMQLVLHPVRAMANLYDMYYAVAMNGKLAAEKDLKANYWANYATSCFKRDAAFSRDYNLNVSGGKWNHIMDQTHIGYRSWDEPKGGNVMPRTKLVTPEEVKPGGYVFNEKNNVVVIEAEHYFESRNNDKAKWTVIPDLGRTLSGIALMPYTENTDNAAITYKMKLNNTPDSITLRLFFDCTLPFKKGGHRVAASFNDGKVSTWNINDQLTWANNYSKMYPAGAARMIETVTKIAVPQTADGILRLTIRPLDPGIVLYKLIADKGGYEPTHLKMQESPYKKQ, encoded by the coding sequence ATGATGCCATTTAACAGAATTACAGAAAGGTTATTAAAGCGATGGACGATCTGGATTACAACAGGAATCGTTTCTTTACCTGTTCAGGCACAGCAAACAGGCGCCATTACCGAAAAGCTCATTGTCCAGGATGGAACAATCACAGGTTCCTTTCCACTGGTAACCGACAAGCAACAGGGCGCTACTATTTGTTATGATAGTAATGACTACAAAGGGGTTATCAGGGCCATCAACGATCTTCAATCCGATATAGACAGTGTTACCGGTTATCATCCCCAGGTTACGACTGCATCATCGGCCTCTCCATTACAGGTGATCATTGGTACTATTGGCAAAAGCAGGATGGTAGACCGTTTGATAGCTACGGGCAAGCTTAGCAGCACAGACCTGAAAGGCAAATGGGAGAGTTTTGTCATTACCACTATAGCGGATCCGTTTCCAGGTGTAAAGCAAGCGTTAGTGATTGCCGGCAGCGATAAAAGAGGGTCGATATATGGCATTTACGAGCTTTCGAGGCAACTGGGTGTTTCACCCTGGTACTGGTGGGCCGATGTGCCTGTAGCAAAACGCACTGCAGCCTATGTAAGGCCGGGACGTTATGCATCGGGAGAACCCAAAGTACGTTACAGGGGTATTTTCATCAATGATGAAGCCCCTTGTTTTACAGGCTGGGCAAAAGAAAAATTCGGCGGTTTAAACAGTAAAATGTATGCACATATGTTTGAATTGCTGCTTCGTTTACGCGCCAACTATCTCTGGCCGGCGATGTGGGGCAATGCTTTTAATGAAGATGATACAGACAATCCGCGTATCGCTGACGAATATGGTATTGTTATGGGCACCTCCCATCATGAACCCATGATGCGTTCGCAACGCGAATGGGGCAAACACCGTAAAGAATATGGTAATGGCGAATGGAACTATGTATCGAATGAACCGGGCCTGAAGCAATTCTGGGAAGATGGCTTCCGTCGTAACAAAGCTTACGAGAATGTAGTTACCATGGGTATGCGTGGTGATGGCGACATGCCTATGAAGGATGCCGGGACCGCCGATGAAAATTTCAGATTGCTGGAGCGGATCATGAAAGACCAGCGCCAGATCATAGAAAAAGTCACTAAAAAGCCGGCTGCTCAAACACCGCAGATCTGGGCTTTATACAGTGAGGTGCTGGAATATTATGACAAAGGTATTAAAGTGCCTGATGACATGACAATCCTGCTTTGCGATGACAACTGGGGAAATATCAGGCGACTGCCGGAACTACAGCAAAAAAAACATCCCGGCGGCTATGGCATTTACTACCATGTTGATTTACATGGTGCGCCACGCGCGTATCAATGGCTTAACATGACGCAGATTCCGCACATGTGGGAGCAGTTACAACTCACTTATAGCTATGGCGTTGACAAAGTATGGATCCTGAACGTGGGCGATCTGAAGCCCAACGAGTATCCTATGGATTTTTTCCTGAACATGGCCTGGAACCCGACCTCTTTTACCGCACAGAACCTGGAAGAATATGCCAGGTTATTCTGTGAAAATAAATTTGGCACAGCGGAAGCTACGGAGGCCTCGGAGATACTTAGCATGTATTGTAAATACAACAGCCGTATCACGGCAGAAATGATGGATCACCGGACCTATAACCTGGAAAGCGGCGAGTTTCTGCAGGTGAAAGATGCTTACCTGGCATTAGAAACGAGGGCATTAAGGCAATATTACAATTTACCGGCAAAGTACAGAGATACTTACATGCAACTAGTACTTCACCCGGTGAGGGCCATGGCCAACCTGTATGATATGTACTATGCAGTAGCCATGAATGGTAAACTGGCCGCAGAAAAAGATTTGAAAGCCAACTACTGGGCCAATTATGCGACTTCCTGTTTTAAACGCGATGCGGCATTTTCCAGGGATTACAACCTGAATGTTTCCGGTGGCAAATGGAACCATATTATGGATCAAACGCATATCGGTTACCGTTCCTGGGATGAGCCGAAAGGTGGTAATGTCATGCCACGGACGAAACTCGTTACTCCTGAAGAAGTAAAGCCGGGCGGTTATGTTTTCAATGAAAAAAACAATGTGGTGGTAATAGAAGCGGAACATTATTTTGAATCGCGGAACAACGACAAGGCGAAATGGACAGTTATACCAGACCTTGGCAGAACCCTTTCAGGTATTGCCCTGATGCCTTATACTGAAAATACCGACAATGCAGCTATCACCTACAAAATGAAGCTCAACAACACACCAGACAGCATCACCTTACGGCTATTTTTCGACTGCACCCTCCCCTTTAAAAAAGGCGGACATCGTGTAGCGGCTTCCTTTAACGATGGTAAAGTAAGCACCTGGAACATCAATGACCAGCTTACGTGGGCAAACAACTATTCAAAGATGTATCCTGCGGGAGCAGCCAGAATGATAGAAACGGTTACCAAAATCGCAGTACCCCAAACAGCCGATGGTATACTTAGGTTAACGATCCGTCCTTTAGATCCGGGTATCGTACTATATAAGCTCATTGCTGATAAGGGCGGGTATGAACCTACGCATCTTAAAATGCAGGAAAGCCCTTATAAAAAACAATAA
- a CDS encoding helix-turn-helix domain-containing protein, protein MKPIVHLHSISEINNFMKGVTRHPLVAVVDFSKVEEYIQEDIRVSCDFYSVMFKNYCANKVRYGRQTYDFQEGSLICIAPRQVMSMDSEIEKKENRIGWGLFFHPDLIRGTSLNAKMKEYTFFSYETSEALHLSEKEKQTLHDCVLKIQNELEENIDNHSQNLIVSNIEVLLNYCSRYYGRQFITRKSSNRDIVAQVESAIREYFESDTLNGLPTVTYLADKVNLSANYLGDLLKKETGMNTQDHIHYFLIEAAKGHLRNTDKSISEIAYSLGFEYPQYFSKLFKQKTGNTPQQFRNLN, encoded by the coding sequence ATGAAACCTATTGTCCACTTACATAGCATATCTGAGATCAACAATTTTATGAAAGGTGTTACAAGACACCCGCTTGTAGCTGTCGTTGATTTTAGTAAGGTAGAGGAGTATATCCAGGAGGATATTAGGGTAAGCTGCGATTTTTATTCTGTTATGTTTAAAAACTACTGCGCAAACAAAGTGCGCTACGGCAGACAAACCTACGATTTCCAGGAAGGTAGCCTGATTTGTATAGCCCCGCGGCAGGTAATGTCGATGGATAGTGAAATAGAAAAGAAAGAGAATAGGATAGGGTGGGGGCTGTTTTTTCACCCCGATCTGATCAGGGGTACCTCTTTGAACGCAAAGATGAAAGAGTATACCTTCTTTTCTTATGAAACTTCAGAAGCATTGCACCTGTCGGAGAAGGAAAAACAAACCTTGCACGACTGTGTACTCAAAATTCAGAACGAACTGGAGGAAAACATCGACAACCATAGCCAAAACCTCATTGTTTCCAATATCGAGGTCTTGTTAAACTATTGCTCCCGGTACTATGGCCGGCAGTTCATTACAAGAAAAAGCTCCAATCGCGATATCGTGGCGCAGGTAGAAAGCGCTATACGGGAATATTTTGAGTCGGATACGCTAAACGGACTTCCTACGGTAACTTATCTCGCTGATAAGGTTAATCTATCGGCCAATTACCTGGGCGACTTGCTAAAAAAGGAAACAGGTATGAATACCCAGGACCATATTCACTATTTTTTGATTGAAGCCGCCAAAGGACATCTGCGGAATACAGACAAAAGCATCAGTGAAATTGCCTACTCCCTGGGCTTTGAATATCCGCAGTATTTTAGTAAGTTATTCAAACAAAAAACGGGAAATACGCCGCAGCAGTTCCGGAATTTGAATTAA
- a CDS encoding alpha/beta hydrolase, which translates to MNLKCIAITLASLWIGGCCYAQTSARDIKDDFKPSPLNQPGKEYPQVNSQGYARFKVFAPQADSIRVSLGLGGQGGTLLTKGADGYFTGTTSGPMDEGFHYYHLTIDGGVFNDPGALNFYGSTRWESGIEIPAKDQDFYALKEVPHGNVQQILFPSKSTNTSRRAFVYTPPGYGKNATKYPVLYLQHGWGEDETAWSNQGHANLIMDNLIAEGKCKPFIIVMTYGMTNEIKWGNIRSFKIEEFQTVLTDELIPYVDQHFQTIANRDNRAMAGLSMGGMETHTITLNKSALFGYYALLSGGIFNSEELKDKPKPKLVFLSCGSKERPEGVMNAVAELKKTGYNAVSFVSENTAHEFLTWRRSLRELAPLLFH; encoded by the coding sequence ATGAACCTAAAATGTATTGCCATTACCCTGGCATCCCTATGGATAGGCGGATGCTGTTATGCGCAAACAAGCGCCAGGGATATTAAAGATGATTTCAAACCTTCTCCGCTCAATCAGCCAGGAAAAGAATATCCACAAGTCAATTCTCAGGGGTATGCCCGCTTTAAGGTTTTTGCACCGCAGGCAGATAGTATAAGGGTCAGCCTGGGGCTCGGTGGCCAGGGTGGCACCTTGCTAACGAAAGGCGCCGACGGATATTTTACCGGCACTACTTCGGGACCTATGGACGAAGGATTCCACTATTATCATCTGACGATCGACGGAGGCGTCTTTAATGATCCTGGCGCTTTGAATTTCTATGGTTCCACACGCTGGGAAAGCGGGATAGAAATCCCGGCGAAAGACCAGGATTTCTACGCACTTAAAGAGGTGCCCCATGGTAATGTTCAGCAGATTCTTTTTCCTTCAAAAAGCACGAACACTTCACGAAGGGCTTTTGTTTATACGCCTCCCGGGTATGGAAAAAACGCAACTAAATATCCGGTGTTATACCTCCAGCATGGCTGGGGCGAGGACGAAACCGCCTGGAGTAACCAGGGACACGCGAATCTCATAATGGACAACCTGATCGCAGAAGGTAAATGCAAACCGTTTATTATTGTGATGACTTACGGTATGACCAATGAAATAAAATGGGGTAATATCAGGAGTTTTAAGATCGAAGAATTCCAGACAGTGCTTACAGATGAATTGATTCCTTACGTCGACCAGCATTTTCAAACAATTGCAAACAGGGATAATCGTGCTATGGCCGGCCTTTCAATGGGGGGAATGGAAACGCATACCATCACACTTAATAAATCGGCCCTTTTTGGCTATTATGCATTGCTTAGTGGTGGTATATTTAACTCGGAAGAATTAAAAGATAAACCTAAACCGAAATTGGTATTCTTAAGCTGCGGAAGTAAAGAACGGCCGGAGGGCGTAATGAATGCGGTAGCCGAATTGAAAAAAACAGGATATAATGCAGTTTCTTTCGTTTCCGAAAATACAGCCCATGAATTTCTGACTTGGCGGCGTAGCCTGCGCGAGCTGGCACCCTTGTTATTTCACTGA
- a CDS encoding hybrid sensor histidine kinase/response regulator transcription factor, with product MIVCRHIVLLILTLGFYVAHAQQNNLHFINFSSKDGLPSNTITAILKDRFGYMWFGSDDGLSRFDGSKFTVYSYNAADSSTIRSNAILALYEDANGQLWVGTTKGLSLYDRSRNAFRNINVTRGASVKALCGDHQGNLWLGGYSGLFKYNPATDATQYYSPEDSVRTHLKSGMFISIYEDSQQRLWIGSTKGLYLYQPEHDNFQLYAGRTPDSTLKDLDIKAINEDAHGNLWVGTLDGGLHKLPKGGSGFLNFGAAAGPGRSLTSNRIYSIAHDQDGTIWVGTEKGVDILDPRTGNVEHVARNARNKYSLQGSSIRSIYIDKNGIYWLGTFQSGINKYDKNLTAFNLVRSNPFDPSGLSAPKVTSFAEARNGDIYIGTDGGGLNLYHRSTGLVTRIPVAGQALTILAMEMVDDELWLATYMQGIYILNVNSGAVRHFTRNDGFSGLVSNEIFCLHKDRNGNVWVGTNGDDVQVYTRANKRFLKLQDYIAGATGDKAPQKGFIRAIEEDASGTIWIAAPGRGIDMFDPATNTYRLYSHNQLGNLPVEDVQTLIPGKEGILWVGTGGRGLCKIDLKKNKFNVYGAAQGLANEVIWKILEDSSGLLWLSTNKGISRFNPLKNEFKNFTYENGLQQSAFTLGAGLITKGGDIFLGGLDGFNFFTPGALHYNRKIPTVVFTGLKVNNNEVVPGEKAAISSDIAVANEIRLQYKQNFSIDFTALDFTNPNECRYLYKLEGFDKKWNNIGASKTAVFTNLDPGEYTLLVKAYSPNGEWTTEAASIVLYIKPPFWRTTYAYIIYLLLVTFILWGIRRRGIKKLQRKFEMEQERQQIRQLIEDERKEAERQRAFDEVKIKFLTNLSHEFRTPISLIAGPVQTLFDSETDQDKKGQLSMVKRNARRLLNLVNQLLDFRKLEEQELRLNALPGDLVSFVQDVVESFKDLADRRHICFRFESELNVYDTSFDRDKIERVLFNLLSNAFKFTGREGIVTMRLAKENNGDGVVISIADNGIGMSQEEQSRIFDRFFQGEMHPGVMNQGSGIGLSITKEFVRLHGGSIVVNSAYGKGSEFIVSLPLREEKPPETKPEINEPTEYIDEPVTENTTAGNSAERLTVLIIEDNEDFRAYLKNQLKSFYKVIEAMDGREGWQKALSAHPHVIVSDISMPYMDGITLSKKIRADKRTAHIPIILLTALTGDTYQLKGLQTGASDYLTKPFSPEILRVKIQNLASLNQSLKEAYVKRLEIGSLPTAVENENEKLLLKITNYIEENIEDEKVSVEQLAKHLFMSRATLYNKVVDMTGETPVEYIRSVRLNKAAELLEKTDMRIAEIGYTVGFVTPNYFARAFKAKFNMSPSEFAALKRKPAGP from the coding sequence ATGATTGTTTGTCGTCACATTGTTCTTCTGATCTTGACGTTGGGCTTTTACGTTGCACATGCCCAGCAGAATAATTTGCATTTTATTAATTTTAGTAGCAAGGATGGCTTGCCCTCTAATACTATTACCGCTATCTTGAAAGACCGCTTTGGTTACATGTGGTTTGGCTCCGACGACGGGCTAAGCCGTTTCGATGGCTCTAAATTTACAGTATACAGCTACAACGCTGCAGATTCCTCTACTATTCGTTCCAATGCTATTCTGGCGCTCTATGAAGACGCAAATGGCCAATTGTGGGTAGGTACCACTAAAGGCCTTTCTCTGTACGATAGGTCGCGAAATGCCTTCCGTAATATTAATGTTACACGGGGGGCTTCCGTGAAAGCGCTTTGCGGCGATCATCAGGGCAACCTGTGGCTCGGAGGGTATTCTGGTTTGTTTAAATATAACCCCGCTACAGATGCTACCCAGTATTACTCTCCCGAAGACAGCGTCAGAACGCATTTGAAATCGGGTATGTTCATTAGTATTTACGAAGATAGCCAGCAACGCTTGTGGATTGGCAGCACCAAAGGCTTGTACCTTTATCAACCCGAACACGATAATTTTCAATTGTATGCCGGCCGCACACCCGACTCTACATTAAAAGACCTGGATATTAAAGCTATTAATGAAGATGCACATGGCAATCTGTGGGTAGGTACACTCGATGGAGGCCTTCATAAACTGCCCAAAGGAGGCTCCGGCTTCCTGAATTTTGGAGCGGCAGCAGGGCCGGGACGTAGCCTTACCAGTAATCGTATCTATAGCATAGCACATGATCAGGATGGTACCATATGGGTCGGTACCGAAAAAGGCGTAGATATCCTCGACCCCCGTACCGGTAACGTCGAACATGTGGCACGCAACGCAAGAAATAAATATAGCTTGCAAGGCTCCTCTATCAGGAGTATTTATATCGATAAGAATGGTATTTATTGGTTAGGCACTTTTCAGAGTGGCATTAATAAATATGATAAAAACCTGACAGCATTTAACCTGGTGCGAAGTAACCCTTTTGATCCGTCAGGATTGAGTGCCCCTAAAGTAACCTCCTTTGCCGAAGCCCGTAATGGCGATATTTACATAGGTACCGATGGCGGTGGGTTGAACCTTTATCATCGTAGTACCGGTTTGGTGACGCGGATACCTGTAGCAGGACAGGCATTAACCATTCTGGCTATGGAAATGGTTGATGATGAATTATGGTTGGCCACCTACATGCAAGGTATTTATATACTGAATGTAAACAGTGGCGCCGTACGGCACTTTACAAGGAACGATGGCTTTTCAGGCCTGGTAAGTAACGAAATTTTTTGTCTGCATAAAGACAGGAACGGTAATGTTTGGGTAGGTACCAACGGCGATGATGTACAAGTATATACACGTGCAAATAAGCGGTTTTTAAAATTACAGGATTATATAGCAGGAGCAACTGGTGATAAAGCGCCGCAGAAAGGTTTCATCCGCGCCATCGAAGAAGACGCCAGCGGTACCATCTGGATTGCAGCCCCTGGCCGCGGTATCGATATGTTCGATCCGGCAACAAATACCTATCGTTTGTATAGCCACAACCAATTGGGTAACCTGCCTGTTGAAGATGTACAAACGCTCATTCCCGGTAAAGAAGGAATACTTTGGGTGGGTACAGGGGGAAGAGGACTTTGTAAAATCGATTTGAAAAAAAATAAGTTTAATGTCTACGGCGCAGCGCAGGGATTGGCAAATGAAGTGATCTGGAAAATATTGGAAGATAGCTCCGGATTACTCTGGTTGAGTACCAATAAAGGCATCAGCAGATTCAATCCACTTAAAAATGAATTTAAAAATTTTACCTATGAAAACGGCTTGCAGCAAAGTGCATTTACCTTGGGGGCCGGTCTTATAACCAAAGGTGGCGACATTTTTTTGGGTGGATTGGATGGATTCAATTTTTTCACGCCAGGAGCGCTCCACTATAACCGTAAAATTCCCACTGTTGTTTTTACAGGACTGAAAGTAAACAACAACGAAGTCGTACCCGGTGAAAAAGCCGCAATCTCTAGCGATATCGCAGTGGCCAATGAAATCAGGTTGCAATATAAACAGAACTTTTCCATTGATTTTACTGCACTGGATTTTACCAACCCCAATGAATGCCGCTACCTCTATAAGCTGGAAGGCTTTGATAAAAAATGGAACAATATCGGCGCCAGCAAAACCGCTGTATTCACAAACCTCGATCCCGGCGAATATACCCTCCTCGTGAAAGCATATAGCCCTAATGGTGAATGGACTACCGAAGCTGCTTCGATTGTACTGTATATAAAACCTCCGTTTTGGCGAACCACATATGCCTATATTATTTACCTGCTCCTGGTCACTTTTATTTTATGGGGGATACGCCGCCGTGGCATAAAAAAGCTACAGCGGAAATTTGAAATGGAACAGGAACGCCAGCAAATCCGGCAACTGATCGAAGACGAAAGAAAAGAAGCCGAACGCCAGCGCGCTTTCGATGAAGTGAAAATCAAATTCCTCACTAACCTGAGCCACGAATTCAGAACGCCTATCTCCTTAATTGCCGGACCTGTACAAACTTTATTCGATTCGGAAACAGATCAGGATAAAAAGGGACAATTGTCCATGGTAAAACGCAATGCCCGCAGGCTGCTGAACCTCGTAAACCAGTTACTCGATTTCCGTAAGCTCGAAGAACAGGAACTAAGATTGAACGCTTTGCCCGGCGACCTGGTAAGCTTTGTGCAGGATGTGGTAGAATCTTTTAAAGACCTCGCCGACCGTCGGCATATCTGTTTTCGTTTCGAAAGTGAATTGAATGTATATGATACATCATTCGATAGAGATAAGATCGAACGCGTGCTTTTTAACCTGTTGAGCAATGCTTTTAAATTTACAGGCCGCGAAGGAATAGTTACCATGCGTTTGGCTAAAGAGAATAACGGCGATGGTGTGGTTATCTCCATTGCAGATAACGGTATCGGTATGTCACAGGAAGAACAAAGCCGCATCTTTGATCGCTTCTTCCAGGGCGAAATGCACCCCGGTGTCATGAACCAGGGAAGCGGGATTGGATTGTCTATCACAAAAGAGTTTGTACGGCTCCATGGAGGATCGATAGTGGTGAACAGCGCTTATGGTAAAGGCAGCGAATTCATAGTCAGCCTTCCGCTACGGGAAGAAAAACCGCCCGAAACCAAACCCGAAATAAATGAACCCACGGAATATATCGATGAACCAGTGACTGAAAATACAACAGCAGGTAATAGCGCAGAACGCCTGACTGTATTGATTATAGAAGACAATGAAGATTTTCGCGCTTATTTGAAGAACCAACTGAAATCCTTTTATAAGGTAATTGAAGCCATGGATGGTAGGGAAGGATGGCAAAAAGCCCTCTCGGCTCACCCACACGTGATTGTAAGCGATATTAGCATGCCCTACATGGATGGCATTACATTGAGTAAAAAAATAAGAGCCGACAAACGTACAGCCCATATTCCCATCATCCTCTTAACGGCGCTTACCGGTGATACCTACCAGTTGAAAGGTTTGCAAACAGGCGCAAGCGATTACCTGACCAAACCGTTCAGCCCCGAAATATTAAGAGTGAAAATTCAGAACCTTGCTTCTCTCAATCAAAGCTTGAAAGAAGCTTACGTCAAACGGCTGGAAATAGGAAGCCTCCCCACAGCAGTGGAAAACGAAAATGAAAAGCTGTTGCTGAAAATAACGAATTACATCGAGGAAAATATAGAAGATGAAAAGGTCTCCGTAGAACAATTGGCAAAACATCTTTTTATGAGCCGGGCAACCCTATATAATAAAGTGGTGGATATGACCGGAGAAACACCCGTCGAATACATTCGCTCGGTTCGCCTGAACAAAGCCGCTGAACTGCTGGAAAAAACAGACATGCGTATTGCCGAAATCGGCTATACCGTAGGTTTCGTTACACCCAATTATTTCGCCCGCGCATTCAAGGCCAAATTTAATATGTCCCCATCCGAATTCGCCGCCTTGAAAAGAAAACCCGCCGGCCCTTAA
- a CDS encoding sialate O-acetylesterase: MNSITSILPAVGRQSAARFRLHSHLLQKLLSCFLLSGMLLLSSLAYTQDSSFHIYLCFGQSNMEGNAKIETDTIVDPRFQMLATVDCPGLNRQMGHWYTAQSPLCRCRTGLGPADYFGRKMVEQLPASIRVGIINVSVGGCKIELFDKDGYASYVATAPEWLKNMVNEYDGNPYARLVDMAKRAQRAGAIKGILLHQGESNTGDTTWPLKVKKVYDNLLQDLQLPPGSLPLLAGELVNADQGGTCASMNKIIATLPQVIPSAYIISSAGCTDAPDNLHFNAQGYRMLGARYAARMLSLLGYTHAQ; encoded by the coding sequence ATGAATTCTATAACATCCATTCTCCCTGCTGTTGGGCGCCAGTCTGCAGCCCGGTTTAGATTACATAGCCATCTGCTGCAAAAGTTGCTGTCATGTTTTTTACTCTCCGGTATGCTCCTGCTAAGTTCGCTCGCTTATACCCAGGACTCCAGCTTCCATATTTATCTGTGCTTCGGACAGTCAAATATGGAAGGCAATGCCAAAATAGAAACTGATACAATCGTTGACCCGAGATTCCAGATGCTCGCCACCGTCGACTGCCCGGGCTTGAACAGGCAGATGGGGCATTGGTACACGGCACAGTCTCCGTTATGCCGTTGCCGCACAGGATTAGGCCCCGCAGATTATTTCGGAAGAAAAATGGTGGAACAGCTTCCCGCATCTATAAGGGTAGGTATTATAAATGTGTCCGTAGGCGGCTGTAAAATAGAACTGTTCGATAAAGACGGCTATGCTTCCTATGTAGCCACCGCACCCGAATGGTTGAAAAATATGGTAAACGAATACGACGGTAATCCTTACGCACGTTTGGTGGATATGGCGAAGCGCGCACAGCGTGCCGGCGCCATCAAAGGTATTTTGCTGCATCAGGGTGAATCTAATACGGGCGACACCACCTGGCCCTTGAAAGTAAAGAAAGTTTACGATAACCTTTTACAGGATCTGCAGCTTCCCCCCGGCAGCCTGCCTTTACTCGCCGGAGAACTGGTGAATGCCGATCAGGGTGGTACCTGCGCCTCTATGAATAAAATTATAGCAACCCTCCCACAAGTAATACCATCGGCCTATATCATTTCCTCTGCCGGTTGCACCGACGCTCCCGATAACCTGCATTTCAACGCCCAGGGATATCGCATGCTCGGCGCCCGTTATGCTGCCCGGATGTTGTCGTTGCTGGGATACACACATGCACAGTAA